In a genomic window of Corynebacterium coyleae:
- a CDS encoding putative quinol monooxygenase yields MILINVRFKPLPEHVDNFRELVKDFTDASRAEEGNIFFDWYRNEDNPNEYLLIEAFHEDAAEAHVNSDHFKAAQEFFPTILAETPTIINTLIEGKTEWDKMAEFKVD; encoded by the coding sequence ATGATTTTGATCAACGTACGATTCAAGCCCCTGCCCGAACACGTCGACAACTTCCGCGAACTGGTCAAAGACTTCACCGACGCATCCCGCGCCGAAGAAGGCAACATCTTCTTCGACTGGTACCGCAACGAAGACAACCCCAACGAATACCTGCTCATCGAAGCATTCCACGAGGACGCCGCCGAAGCCCACGTCAACTCCGACCACTTCAAGGCAGCGCAGGAATTCTTCCCGACCATCTTGGCGGAAACCCCGACCATCATTAACACCCTCATCGAAGGCAAAACCGAATGGGACAAGATGGCGGAATTCAAAGTCGACTAG
- a CDS encoding TatD family hydrolase, translating to MSKKKPRPTPVPAEPIAGLVDAHTHLASCGARTAEEIDAFVQRAVAAGVERICTVGDGLDEAELALQAAHLNERVFAACAIHPTRAHELDDDARARLQTMAADPRCVAVGETGIDTYWLKHDAERTAPLDVQEEAFRFHIDLACESGKALMIHNREGDAEIMRILDDAPRPEHVILHCFSSPLDVAREAIERGYVLSFAGNVTFKRNEELREAARLAPAGQLLVETDAPYMTPEPFRGARNEPSLIGHTAKVLAEVRNMDVADVARDISETFSRVYGV from the coding sequence ATGAGCAAAAAGAAGCCACGTCCCACTCCCGTGCCCGCCGAGCCGATCGCAGGTCTCGTCGATGCACACACGCACCTCGCGTCCTGCGGCGCACGTACCGCGGAAGAGATCGACGCGTTTGTCCAGCGTGCCGTAGCCGCCGGGGTCGAGCGCATCTGCACTGTCGGCGATGGCCTCGACGAAGCGGAGCTTGCGCTTCAGGCCGCACATCTCAACGAGCGCGTGTTTGCCGCGTGCGCGATCCATCCGACCAGGGCGCATGAACTTGACGACGACGCGCGTGCCCGCCTACAGACCATGGCCGCCGACCCGCGTTGCGTCGCGGTGGGGGAGACCGGCATCGATACGTACTGGCTCAAACACGACGCGGAGCGCACCGCGCCGCTGGACGTGCAGGAGGAGGCGTTTCGCTTCCACATCGACCTGGCCTGCGAGTCCGGCAAGGCGCTGATGATCCACAACCGTGAGGGTGATGCGGAGATCATGCGGATTCTCGACGACGCCCCACGCCCCGAACACGTCATCTTGCACTGCTTCTCCTCGCCACTGGACGTGGCACGCGAGGCGATCGAGCGTGGCTACGTACTGAGCTTCGCGGGAAACGTCACGTTCAAGCGCAACGAGGAACTGCGCGAGGCCGCCCGCCTGGCGCCTGCCGGCCAGTTGTTGGTGGAGACCGACGCGCCGTACATGACGCCGGAGCCGTTCCGCGGCGCGCGCAACGAGCCATCGCTTATCGGCCACACCGCGAAGGTGTTGGCCGAAGTCCGCAACATGGATGTGGCCGATGTGGCACGTGATATCAGTGAGACGTTTTCACGCGTCTACGGGGTGTGA
- a CDS encoding putative hydro-lyase, producing MHPASMTPAQARALFRTTEVPTTAGFSAGYAQANLIALDKKYAFDFLLFAQRNPKPCPILGVLEPGQVASSLLAGGDIRTDIPAYRVFKDGSLIDEPLNATEYWTDNTVAFLIGCSFTFEAALLDNGVPVAHIEQGRNVPMYMTNIDCEPAGVFSGKMVVSMRPIPASQVSDAVRITSRYPAVHGAPVHVGDPSAIGIADLGSPDFGSAVDIPAGTVPVFWACGVTPQSIVMSSKPDLAICHAPGKMLVTDARDLAYQVP from the coding sequence ATGCACCCCGCCTCTATGACCCCAGCGCAAGCCCGCGCGTTGTTCCGCACCACCGAGGTGCCGACAACGGCGGGCTTTTCCGCTGGTTACGCCCAAGCCAACCTGATCGCGCTGGATAAGAAGTACGCGTTCGACTTCTTGTTGTTCGCGCAGCGTAACCCGAAGCCGTGCCCGATCTTGGGGGTGTTGGAGCCGGGGCAGGTGGCGTCGTCGCTACTCGCGGGTGGCGATATTCGCACCGACATTCCCGCCTACCGCGTGTTCAAGGACGGCTCGCTTATCGACGAACCCCTCAACGCCACCGAATACTGGACCGACAACACCGTCGCGTTTCTCATCGGCTGCTCATTCACCTTCGAGGCAGCGCTGCTGGACAACGGGGTGCCCGTCGCGCACATCGAGCAGGGGCGCAACGTGCCGATGTATATGACCAACATCGACTGCGAACCCGCCGGGGTGTTTTCCGGCAAGATGGTCGTCTCCATGCGGCCGATTCCGGCCTCTCAGGTGTCTGACGCCGTACGGATCACGTCGCGCTACCCAGCCGTGCATGGTGCGCCCGTGCACGTGGGGGATCCTTCCGCGATCGGTATCGCTGATCTTGGTTCGCCCGACTTCGGCTCCGCCGTGGACATCCCCGCGGGCACCGTGCCGGTGTTCTGGGCGTGTGGGGTCACGCCGCAGTCGATTGTGATGTCGTCGAAGCCCGATCTGGCAATCTGTCACGCGCCGGGGAAGATGCTCGTCACCGACGCACGCGACCTCGCCTACCAGGTGCCTTAG
- a CDS encoding resuscitation-promoting factor, which yields MSRQIKRINPKNSAAKRVAVGTVAGAVLVGGAGTALASQKQITVDVNGEETNVRTYAADVAGVLQSAGVDVDPQDLVYPAPGEKISRGDTVTVRTAKPVAVVVDGVAQQITSTASTVGELLEEAGVTSAAGVDIDRDETVTEGLNVDVTTPKIVALRDGGNLTYVSAAAKTVGDLLSARGVTFDSDDRLNHALADAIVPGMEIVLDRVNTIDRPETVAVEEPAEYIDDDTLDEGTEEVREEGVQGEKQIIHRTVTVNGVVESEGVAEEKETKKGKPAVIARGTKQTGNTGAAAPAVANGSVWDAIAACESGGNWSINTGNGYHGGLQFNPGTWAAYGGTAFAPTADLATREQQIAIAERTQAAQGWGAWPACTARLGLR from the coding sequence ATGTCTCGTCAGATCAAGCGGATCAACCCGAAGAACTCCGCCGCAAAACGCGTCGCGGTTGGCACTGTCGCCGGCGCCGTGCTCGTCGGTGGCGCGGGCACCGCGCTGGCTTCCCAGAAGCAAATCACCGTGGATGTCAACGGTGAGGAAACCAACGTCCGCACCTACGCCGCCGACGTCGCAGGCGTACTGCAGTCCGCGGGCGTTGACGTTGACCCGCAGGACCTCGTCTACCCAGCGCCGGGGGAGAAGATCTCGCGTGGCGATACCGTCACCGTGCGCACCGCCAAGCCGGTCGCCGTTGTCGTCGACGGTGTTGCCCAGCAGATCACCTCGACCGCCAGCACCGTCGGCGAACTGCTCGAGGAAGCCGGCGTTACCTCCGCCGCGGGCGTGGACATCGACCGCGACGAGACGGTCACCGAAGGCCTCAACGTGGACGTGACCACCCCGAAGATCGTGGCACTTCGCGACGGCGGCAACCTCACCTACGTTTCCGCCGCAGCCAAAACCGTCGGCGACCTGCTCTCCGCGCGTGGCGTCACCTTCGATAGCGACGACCGTTTGAACCATGCGCTCGCCGACGCGATCGTGCCGGGCATGGAAATCGTCCTCGACCGCGTCAACACCATCGACCGCCCAGAGACCGTCGCGGTGGAAGAGCCCGCCGAATACATTGACGACGACACCCTCGACGAAGGCACCGAAGAAGTCCGCGAAGAAGGCGTGCAGGGCGAAAAGCAGATCATCCACCGCACCGTGACCGTCAACGGTGTTGTCGAATCCGAAGGCGTTGCCGAGGAGAAGGAAACCAAGAAGGGCAAGCCCGCCGTCATCGCGCGTGGCACCAAGCAGACGGGCAACACCGGCGCGGCAGCCCCTGCCGTGGCTAACGGTTCCGTCTGGGACGCGATCGCAGCCTGCGAATCCGGCGGCAACTGGTCCATCAACACCGGCAACGGCTACCACGGTGGCCTGCAGTTCAACCCGGGCACCTGGGCAGCCTACGGCGGCACCGCCTTTGCGCCGACCGCCGACCTGGCCACCCGCGAACAGCAGATCGCCATCGCCGAGCGCACCCAAGCCGCCCAAGGCTGGGGCGCGTGGCCTGCCTGCACCGCCCGTCTGGGCCTGCGCTAA
- a CDS encoding ABC-F family ATP-binding cassette domain-containing protein, with the protein MANLINLENVSKTWGLKTLLDGVSLGVQTNDRIGIVGVNGGGKTTLLEVLTGIEAPDAGRVSHNSGLRMAVVTQRFDLDETLTVGQAVVEPLGLQTYEWASNAKVREVLQGTGVAELGLDTPVGNLSGGERRRVNLAAALVQDLDLVVLDEPTNHLDVEGVQWLADHLLSRKVAVVVVTHDRWFLDTVATLTWEVHDGTVDVYEGGYNDWTFARAERARQADAIEQRRQNLARKELAWLRRGAPARTSKPRYRIEAAEALIKDVPPPRDTVELMAFSKQRQGRVVIELEDARIDAPDGRTLVDHLTWRLAPGERIGLVGVNGSGKTTLLRTLAGEYPLAAGKRIEGQTARIGWLRQELDDLDPERRVIDAVEDVATYIQFGKREMSASQLAERLGFSPKRQRTPVRDLSGGERRRLQLTRVLMAEPNILLLDEPTNDLDIDTLQELENLLDSWPGTLVVISHDRYLIERIADTTYALFGDGTLTNLPGGIQQYLDRRAAEATDTGPLDLGDRGEGVVDKQEGLSSQEQREIRKQMKALERKIAKESERADTLEAEITALSEAGDFDAIATKTKELTAAKDTREELEMEWLELGETLEG; encoded by the coding sequence ATGGCTAACCTGATCAACCTTGAAAACGTCTCCAAAACGTGGGGGCTGAAAACCCTGCTCGACGGTGTCTCCCTCGGCGTGCAAACCAACGACCGCATCGGCATCGTCGGCGTCAACGGCGGCGGCAAAACCACCCTGCTTGAAGTGCTCACCGGCATCGAAGCGCCCGACGCGGGCCGCGTCTCCCACAACTCGGGCCTGCGCATGGCAGTGGTCACCCAGCGTTTCGACCTCGACGAAACCCTCACCGTCGGCCAAGCTGTCGTCGAACCACTCGGGCTGCAGACCTACGAGTGGGCTTCTAACGCCAAGGTGCGCGAGGTCCTCCAGGGCACCGGTGTGGCCGAGCTCGGCCTGGACACCCCGGTAGGCAACCTCTCTGGTGGCGAGCGTCGCCGCGTGAACCTCGCCGCGGCACTCGTGCAGGACCTCGACCTGGTCGTGCTCGACGAGCCGACCAACCACCTTGACGTCGAAGGCGTGCAGTGGCTCGCTGACCATTTGTTGTCGCGCAAGGTGGCGGTGGTCGTCGTCACGCACGATCGCTGGTTCCTCGACACCGTGGCCACCCTGACCTGGGAAGTCCACGACGGCACCGTCGATGTCTACGAAGGTGGCTACAACGACTGGACCTTCGCGCGCGCCGAACGTGCCCGCCAGGCCGACGCCATCGAGCAGCGCCGCCAAAACCTCGCGCGGAAGGAACTCGCGTGGCTGCGCCGCGGCGCACCTGCCCGTACCTCGAAGCCGCGCTACCGCATCGAAGCCGCAGAAGCCCTGATCAAAGACGTCCCGCCGCCGCGCGACACCGTCGAACTCATGGCGTTTTCCAAGCAACGCCAAGGCCGCGTCGTCATCGAACTCGAAGACGCACGCATCGACGCCCCCGACGGCCGCACACTCGTCGACCACCTCACCTGGCGCCTCGCACCCGGAGAGCGCATCGGCCTTGTCGGCGTGAACGGCTCCGGCAAAACCACCCTCCTGCGCACCCTCGCCGGCGAATACCCACTCGCCGCCGGCAAACGCATCGAAGGCCAAACCGCACGCATCGGCTGGCTGCGCCAAGAACTCGACGACCTCGACCCGGAACGCCGAGTCATCGATGCCGTCGAAGACGTCGCCACCTACATCCAATTCGGCAAACGCGAAATGTCCGCCTCCCAACTCGCCGAACGCCTCGGCTTCTCCCCGAAACGCCAACGCACCCCCGTGCGCGACCTCTCCGGCGGCGAACGCCGTCGCCTCCAACTCACGCGCGTACTCATGGCCGAGCCGAACATCTTGCTTCTCGACGAGCCCACCAACGACCTCGACATCGACACCCTCCAAGAGTTAGAAAACCTCCTCGACTCCTGGCCAGGCACACTCGTGGTGATCTCCCACGACCGCTACCTCATCGAACGCATCGCGGACACCACCTACGCACTGTTCGGCGACGGCACCTTAACCAACCTGCCCGGCGGCATCCAGCAGTACCTGGACCGCCGCGCCGCCGAAGCCACAGACACAGGCCCGCTCGATTTGGGGGACCGGGGCGAGGGCGTCGTCGACAAGCAAGAAGGCTTGAGCTCGCAAGAACAACGCGAAATCCGCAAACAAATGAAAGCGCTGGAACGCAAAATCGCCAAGGAAAGCGAGCGAGCAGACACACTCGAAGCCGAAATCACCGCCCTATCCGAGGCCGGCGACTTCGACGCCATCGCCACCAAAACCAAAGAGCTCACCGCAGCGAAAGACACCCGCGAGGAACTCGAGATGGAGTGGCTCGAGTTGGGCGAAACGCTTGAAGGCTAG
- the metG gene encoding methionine--tRNA ligase translates to MTAADSTQNVLVCVAWPYANGPRHIGHVAGFGVPSDVFARYQRMAGKNVLMVSGTDEHGTPLLVQADKEGVSVKELADRYNKQIVEDLAGLGLSYDLFTRTTTRNHYAVVQELFRGLDANGYMVKETTKGAISPSTGRTLPDRYIEGTCPICGATDARGDQCDTCGNQLDPADLINPVSKINGETPEFVETEHYMLDLPALHDALEAWLSTREDWRPNVLKFSLNLLEDMRPRAMTRDIDWGIPIPVEGWQDNPSKKLYVWFDAVVGYLSASIEWAHNIGKPEAWKDFWQDPATEGYYFMGKDNITFHSQIWPAELLGYAGKGSKGGEVHSLGELNLPTEVVSSEFLTMSGSKFSSSKGVVIYVKDFLKEFGPDPLRYFIAVAGPENNDTDFTWDEFVRRVNNELANGWGNLVNRTVSMAHKNFGQVPAPGPLEASDERILNLAEETFATAGADLSEARFKNAITKTMHVVGEANAYIAEQEPWKLAKDETQRERLATVLWTALQVVSDCNAMLTPFLPHTAQQVHETLGRKGVWAAEPRIEEIVDDADFNLVGAGLPEKGQTYLTITGDYTQQQAVWQRVEVTPGTELAKPKPLIAKLDPELGETGPEWAPVQK, encoded by the coding sequence GCAAGAACGTGCTCATGGTCTCCGGCACCGACGAGCACGGCACCCCGCTGTTGGTCCAGGCGGATAAGGAAGGCGTCAGCGTCAAGGAATTGGCGGACCGCTACAACAAGCAGATCGTGGAAGACCTCGCAGGCCTTGGCCTGTCCTACGACCTGTTTACCCGCACCACCACCCGCAACCACTACGCGGTGGTCCAAGAACTGTTCCGCGGGTTGGACGCTAACGGCTACATGGTGAAGGAAACCACCAAGGGTGCGATCTCCCCGTCGACGGGCCGCACACTGCCGGACCGCTACATCGAGGGCACCTGCCCGATTTGTGGCGCGACCGATGCCCGCGGTGACCAATGCGACACCTGCGGCAACCAGCTGGACCCGGCAGACCTGATCAACCCGGTATCCAAGATTAACGGCGAGACCCCGGAGTTCGTCGAGACTGAGCACTACATGCTCGACCTGCCGGCGCTCCACGACGCACTCGAGGCGTGGCTGTCCACCCGCGAGGACTGGCGCCCGAACGTGCTGAAATTCTCCCTGAACCTGCTCGAGGACATGCGTCCGCGCGCCATGACCCGCGACATCGACTGGGGCATCCCGATCCCAGTAGAGGGCTGGCAGGACAACCCGTCGAAGAAGCTCTACGTCTGGTTCGACGCCGTCGTCGGTTACTTGTCTGCCTCCATCGAGTGGGCCCACAACATTGGCAAGCCGGAGGCCTGGAAGGACTTCTGGCAGGACCCAGCCACCGAGGGCTACTACTTCATGGGCAAGGACAACATCACCTTCCACTCCCAGATCTGGCCGGCGGAGCTGCTTGGCTACGCGGGCAAGGGCTCCAAGGGCGGCGAGGTACACAGTCTTGGCGAGCTCAACCTGCCCACCGAGGTTGTCTCTTCTGAGTTCCTCACCATGTCGGGCTCGAAGTTCTCCTCGTCGAAGGGCGTGGTCATTTACGTTAAGGACTTCCTCAAGGAGTTCGGCCCGGATCCGCTGCGCTACTTCATCGCAGTCGCAGGCCCGGAGAACAATGACACCGACTTCACCTGGGACGAGTTCGTCCGTCGCGTGAACAACGAGCTGGCCAACGGCTGGGGCAACCTGGTCAACCGCACCGTGTCCATGGCGCACAAGAACTTCGGCCAGGTGCCCGCGCCGGGCCCGCTGGAAGCGTCCGATGAGCGCATCCTGAACCTTGCGGAAGAAACCTTTGCTACCGCCGGTGCGGACCTGAGCGAGGCTCGGTTCAAGAACGCGATCACCAAGACCATGCACGTCGTTGGTGAAGCGAACGCCTACATCGCCGAGCAGGAGCCGTGGAAGTTGGCCAAGGACGAGACCCAGCGCGAACGCCTGGCCACCGTCCTGTGGACCGCACTGCAGGTGGTGTCCGACTGCAACGCCATGCTCACCCCGTTCCTGCCACACACCGCGCAGCAGGTCCACGAGACCTTGGGTCGCAAGGGTGTGTGGGCTGCTGAGCCGCGCATCGAGGAGATTGTCGACGACGCCGACTTCAACCTCGTCGGTGCCGGCCTGCCAGAGAAGGGGCAGACATACCTGACCATCACCGGTGACTACACCCAGCAGCAGGCCGTGTGGCAGCGCGTGGAGGTTACCCCGGGCACCGAGTTGGCTAAGCCGAAGCCGCTGATCGCCAAGCTCGATCCGGAACTCGGCGAGACCGGCCCCGAATGGGCGCCGGTGCAGAAGTAG
- a CDS encoding NRAMP family divalent metal transporter produces the protein MVGAIFLMATSAIGPGFLTQTSVFTVQMGAAFAFAILLSIIVDIVIQLNVWRILGVSGLRASELANEVLPGLGWFLAILVGIGGLVFNIGNIAGTGLGVQALTGDTVDPKIGGAISAIIAICVFLWKRAGAALDVLVGILGALMILLMLYVAISSNPPVAEAMRQSVAPDAVDFKVITTLIGGSVGGYIVFAGVHRIIDAGHTGPENLDYISRSSVTGIIVTGIMRVLLFLAVLGVVATGVALSKDNTAADVFYQAAGDMGRRMFGLVLWAAGLSSVIGASFTSISFLTKQGFDPKKRGWLTVGFIVISTVIFLFVGSAPQKLLIFAGAFNGLILPIGFAVVLYVGFFRKDLLRGYKPPMWMLIVGAITLVGCAWMGWSSISTLPKLWA, from the coding sequence ATGGTCGGCGCCATCTTCCTGATGGCCACCTCCGCCATCGGGCCGGGCTTCCTCACCCAAACCTCCGTATTCACGGTGCAGATGGGCGCGGCGTTCGCGTTTGCCATCCTGCTGTCCATCATCGTGGACATCGTCATCCAGTTGAACGTCTGGCGCATCCTCGGTGTCTCCGGCCTGCGCGCCAGCGAGCTCGCCAATGAGGTGCTGCCGGGCCTCGGCTGGTTTTTGGCCATCCTTGTCGGCATCGGCGGACTCGTCTTTAACATCGGCAACATCGCCGGCACCGGCCTCGGCGTCCAAGCGCTTACCGGCGACACCGTCGACCCGAAGATCGGCGGCGCCATCTCCGCCATCATCGCCATCTGCGTGTTCCTCTGGAAGCGCGCCGGCGCCGCCCTCGACGTCCTCGTCGGCATCCTCGGCGCACTGATGATCCTGCTCATGCTCTACGTCGCCATCTCCTCAAACCCGCCAGTGGCTGAGGCGATGCGCCAATCCGTCGCCCCGGACGCCGTGGACTTCAAGGTCATCACCACACTCATCGGCGGTTCCGTCGGCGGCTACATCGTGTTCGCCGGCGTGCACAGGATTATCGACGCCGGCCACACCGGCCCCGAAAACCTCGACTACATCTCCCGCTCCTCGGTCACCGGCATCATCGTCACCGGCATCATGCGCGTGCTGTTGTTCCTCGCGGTGCTGGGTGTCGTCGCTACGGGCGTTGCTCTGTCCAAAGACAACACCGCGGCAGACGTCTTCTACCAAGCCGCAGGCGACATGGGACGCCGCATGTTCGGCCTCGTCCTGTGGGCCGCGGGCCTGTCCTCGGTCATCGGCGCATCGTTTACCTCGATCTCGTTTTTGACCAAGCAGGGCTTCGACCCGAAGAAGCGCGGCTGGCTCACCGTCGGCTTCATCGTCATCTCCACCGTTATCTTCCTGTTCGTCGGTTCCGCCCCGCAGAAACTGCTGATCTTCGCAGGCGCCTTCAACGGCCTGATCCTGCCGATCGGCTTCGCCGTCGTCCTCTACGTCGGCTTCTTCCGCAAGGACCTGCTGCGTGGCTACAAGCCGCCGATGTGGATGCTCATCGTCGGTGCGATCACGCTGGTTGGTTGCGCCTGGATGGGCTGGAGCTCGATCAGCACCCTGCCGAAGTTGTGGGCGTAG
- the rsmA gene encoding 16S rRNA (adenine(1518)-N(6)/adenine(1519)-N(6))-dimethyltransferase RsmA, whose translation MAGAQLLGPAEIRELAAELDVTPTKKLGQNFLHDPNTVRMIVGAAELSPDDVVVEVGPGLGSLTLGLVDTVSRVVALEIDPRLAGRLPATVQARAPEYAERLTVITTDALKVRRDDLDVEPTALVANLPYNVSVPVLLHLLEEFPTIRRVLVMVQKEVADRLAAVPGSKIYGVPSVKAAFYGDVSRAGTIGKHVFWPAPNIESGLVRIDVNDDNPRELRERVFPIVDAAFAQRRKTLRSTLAGIYGSPANAEAALRAAGIDPGLRGEKLTVADFVQLGHA comes from the coding sequence ATGGCGGGCGCGCAGCTGCTCGGCCCGGCCGAGATCCGCGAACTCGCGGCAGAACTCGACGTCACGCCTACCAAGAAACTGGGGCAGAACTTTCTGCACGACCCGAACACCGTGCGCATGATCGTCGGTGCCGCAGAGCTTTCGCCTGACGACGTCGTTGTGGAGGTTGGCCCGGGGTTGGGGTCGCTAACGCTTGGGCTCGTCGATACGGTCTCGCGGGTGGTCGCGCTTGAGATCGACCCACGTCTCGCCGGGCGCCTGCCTGCAACCGTTCAGGCGCGTGCGCCCGAGTACGCCGAACGCCTCACCGTGATCACCACCGACGCGCTGAAGGTGCGCCGCGACGACCTCGACGTCGAACCGACCGCGCTGGTGGCCAACCTGCCGTACAACGTCTCCGTGCCAGTGCTGTTGCACCTGCTGGAGGAGTTCCCCACGATCAGGCGCGTGCTGGTCATGGTGCAAAAAGAAGTCGCCGACCGCCTCGCCGCGGTGCCCGGCTCCAAGATCTACGGCGTGCCGAGTGTGAAGGCCGCGTTCTATGGGGACGTCTCGCGCGCCGGCACGATTGGCAAGCACGTCTTCTGGCCCGCGCCGAACATCGAATCGGGGCTCGTGCGCATTGACGTCAACGACGACAACCCGCGCGAACTCCGCGAGCGCGTCTTCCCGATCGTGGACGCCGCCTTCGCGCAACGTCGCAAGACGCTTCGCTCCACACTTGCGGGCATCTACGGCTCGCCCGCAAACGCCGAAGCGGCCCTTCGCGCAGCGGGAATCGACCCAGGCCTGCGTGGTGAAAAACTTACCGTGGCCGACTTTGTACAGTTAGGCCATGCGTAA
- a CDS encoding DUF3806 domain-containing protein: MAFNDIDSATRTQIEADLAEAAGRGINGSPADIVASFEEELADYLALPRDVQRAFPRGETARIYGTALGEALVREGFSWQLLIDDYGTDLVVVKNPGGADEKYTAPLVVVDQRFEDEEPGKLTGFLDQFL, from the coding sequence ATGGCATTCAACGACATTGACTCAGCCACCCGCACCCAAATTGAGGCCGACCTGGCCGAAGCCGCCGGGCGTGGCATCAACGGTTCCCCGGCGGATATCGTCGCCTCGTTCGAGGAGGAACTTGCCGACTACCTGGCGCTTCCCCGCGATGTGCAGCGCGCGTTTCCCCGCGGCGAAACCGCCCGCATCTACGGCACCGCCCTCGGCGAGGCGCTCGTGCGGGAGGGCTTTTCGTGGCAATTGCTTATCGACGACTACGGCACCGATCTTGTCGTCGTTAAGAATCCCGGCGGCGCGGACGAGAAATACACCGCCCCGCTCGTGGTTGTGGATCAGCGTTTTGAAGACGAAGAACCCGGCAAACTTACCGGGTTCCTCGATCAATTCCTCTAG
- a CDS encoding 4-(cytidine 5'-diphospho)-2-C-methyl-D-erythritol kinase, whose product MRKYVASAPGKVNLHLGVGEARADGYHDLVSVFHAVDRREVVTLVASDTLTEGPIVRSMQTTFYVDEPEESIDGPTNLAWRAVNAVAERAGIALPEVHIEVAKHVFVAGGMAGGSADAAAALVAANALVADHGEPLTAETLHELAASLGADVPFSLMGGTALGTGRGDELVEMLSRGRLNWVFVNPKVGISTGGAFSLLDDLRHGNPALVPHLNTAGLSQALTSGDAARVAEALHNDLDAAALSMRPQLKRLIDAANEAGLRAIVSGSGPTVAVLCESLEHAQWVAEHLAERFEGYEIFVAEGPDHGAVLETAD is encoded by the coding sequence ATGCGTAAGTACGTCGCCTCCGCACCAGGCAAGGTCAACCTCCACCTCGGAGTAGGGGAGGCCCGCGCCGACGGCTACCACGACCTGGTCAGCGTCTTCCACGCCGTGGACCGCCGCGAAGTGGTCACGCTCGTCGCCTCCGACACGCTCACCGAGGGCCCCATCGTGCGCTCCATGCAGACCACGTTTTACGTCGACGAGCCGGAAGAGAGCATCGACGGGCCAACCAACCTGGCGTGGCGCGCGGTCAACGCAGTTGCTGAGCGTGCCGGGATCGCCCTTCCGGAGGTCCACATCGAGGTGGCCAAGCACGTCTTCGTCGCTGGCGGGATGGCGGGCGGTTCCGCCGACGCTGCCGCTGCACTGGTCGCCGCGAACGCGCTCGTGGCTGATCACGGCGAGCCGCTTACGGCTGAGACGTTGCACGAGTTGGCAGCGTCGCTCGGCGCTGACGTGCCATTTTCGCTCATGGGCGGCACAGCACTCGGCACCGGCCGGGGAGATGAACTCGTCGAAATGCTGTCGCGCGGCCGTTTGAACTGGGTGTTCGTCAACCCCAAGGTGGGTATTTCCACCGGCGGAGCATTTTCGCTTCTCGACGACCTGCGTCACGGCAACCCAGCCCTCGTCCCACACCTCAACACCGCAGGCCTGTCCCAGGCGTTGACCTCGGGCGACGCGGCGCGGGTGGCAGAGGCGCTGCACAACGACCTCGACGCGGCAGCGCTGTCGATGCGCCCGCAACTCAAGCGGCTTATCGACGCTGCCAACGAGGCAGGCCTGCGCGCCATCGTGTCCGGCTCCGGGCCCACGGTCGCGGTGCTGTGCGAAAGCCTCGAGCACGCCCAATGGGTCGCCGAACACTTGGCGGAGCGATTCGAGGGCTACGAGATCTTCGTCGCCGAAGGACCCGACCACGGCGCGGTGCTCGAGACCGCCGATTAG